The following are encoded in a window of Citrobacter freundii genomic DNA:
- a CDS encoding IS1-like element IS1A family transposase (programmed frameshift) encodes MASVSISCPSCSATDGVVRNGKSTAGHQRYLCSHCRKTWQLQFTYTASQPGTHQKIIDMAMNGVGCRATARIMGVGLNTILRHFKKLRPQSVTSRIQPGSDVIVCAEMDEQWGYVGAKSRQRWLFYAYDRLRKTVVAHVFGERTMATLGRLMSLLSPFDVVIWMTDGWPLYESRLKGKLHVISKRYTQRIERHNLNLRQHLARLGRKSLSFSKSVELHDKVIGHYLNIKHYQ; translated from the exons GTGGCTTCTGTTTCTATCAGCTGTCCCTCCTGTTCAGCTACTGACGGGGTGGTGCGTAACGGCAAAAGCACCGCCGGACATCAGCGCTATCTCTGCTCTCACTGCCGTAAAACATGGCAACTGCAGTTCACTTACACCGCTTCTCAACCCGGTACGCACCAGAAAATCATTGATATGGCCATGAATGGCGTTGGATGCCGGGCAACCGCCCGCATTATGGGCGTTGGCCTCAACACGATTTTACGTCACT TTAAAAAACTCAGGCCGCAGTCGGTAACCTCGCGCATACAGCCGGGCAGTGACGTCATCGTCTGCGCGGAAATGGACGAACAGTGGGGCTATGTCGGGGCTAAATCGCGCCAGCGCTGGCTGTTTTACGCGTATGACAGGCTCCGGAAGACGGTTGTGGCGCACGTCTTCGGTGAACGCACTATGGCGACGCTGGGGCGTCTTATGAGCCTGCTGTCACCCTTTGACGTGGTGATATGGATGACGGATGGCTGGCCGCTGTATGAATCCCGCCTGAAGGGAAAGCTGCACGTAATCAGCAAGCGATATACGCAGCGAATTGAGCGGCATAACCTGAATCTGAGGCAGCACCTGGCACGGCTGGGACGGAAGTCGCTGTCGTTCTCAAAATCGGTGGAGCTGCATGACAAAGTCATCGGGCATTATCTGAACATAAAACACTATCAATAA
- the rimO gene encoding 30S ribosomal protein S12 methylthiotransferase RimO: MAKIGFISLGCPKNLVDSERILTELRTEGYDVVPNYDDADMVIVNTCGFIDSAVQESLEVIGEALNENGKVIVTGCLGAKVDQIREVHPKVLEITGPHSYEQVLEHVHHYVPKPKHNPFQSLVPEQGVKLTPRHYAYLKISEGCNHRCTFCIIPSMRGDLVSRPIGEVLSEAKRLVDAGVKEILVISQDTSAYGVDVKHRTGFHNGEPVKTSMVDLCEQLSKLGIWTRLHYVYPYPHVDDVIPLMAEGKILPYLDIPLQHASPRILKLMKRPGSVDRQLARIKQWREICPELTLRSTFIVGFPGETEEDFQMLLDFLKEARLDRVGCFKYSPVEGAGANALPDQIPEEVKEERWNRFMQLQQQISAERLQEKVGREILVIVDEVDEEGAIGRSMADAPEIDGAVYMNGETNVKPGDIIRVKVENADEYDLWGSRV, encoded by the coding sequence ATGGCAAAAATTGGTTTTATTTCACTAGGTTGTCCGAAAAACCTCGTTGATTCTGAGCGCATCCTGACTGAACTTCGTACCGAAGGTTATGACGTGGTGCCGAATTACGACGACGCGGATATGGTTATCGTTAACACCTGCGGCTTTATCGACAGCGCGGTACAAGAATCACTGGAAGTGATTGGCGAAGCGCTGAACGAGAACGGCAAGGTGATTGTCACCGGCTGTCTGGGCGCGAAAGTCGATCAGATCCGTGAAGTTCACCCGAAGGTGCTGGAAATCACCGGACCGCACAGTTACGAGCAGGTTCTGGAACACGTTCACCATTACGTGCCAAAACCAAAACATAACCCGTTCCAGAGCCTGGTTCCTGAGCAGGGCGTCAAGCTGACGCCGCGTCATTACGCCTATCTGAAGATCTCTGAAGGGTGCAATCACCGCTGCACGTTCTGCATCATTCCGTCCATGCGCGGCGATTTGGTCAGCCGTCCCATCGGCGAGGTACTCAGCGAAGCCAAGCGCCTGGTTGATGCGGGCGTCAAAGAGATTCTGGTAATCTCCCAGGATACCTCCGCTTACGGCGTGGATGTGAAGCACCGCACCGGCTTCCATAACGGTGAGCCAGTGAAAACCAGCATGGTTGATCTGTGCGAGCAGCTGTCAAAACTGGGTATCTGGACTCGTCTGCACTACGTCTATCCGTACCCGCACGTCGATGATGTCATCCCGCTGATGGCGGAAGGCAAAATCCTGCCGTATCTGGACATCCCGCTGCAGCATGCCAGCCCGCGTATTCTTAAGCTGATGAAGCGCCCAGGTTCGGTAGACCGCCAGTTAGCGCGTATTAAGCAGTGGCGTGAAATCTGCCCTGAACTGACCCTGCGTTCAACGTTTATCGTCGGCTTCCCGGGTGAAACCGAAGAAGACTTCCAGATGCTGCTCGATTTCCTGAAAGAAGCGCGTCTGGATCGCGTCGGCTGCTTTAAATACAGCCCGGTAGAAGGTGCGGGGGCCAATGCGCTGCCGGATCAAATCCCGGAAGAGGTGAAAGAAGAACGCTGGAACCGCTTTATGCAATTGCAGCAGCAGATCTCTGCTGAACGCTTGCAGGAGAAAGTCGGCCGCGAAATTCTGGTCATCGTCGATGAAGTTGACGAAGAAGGCGCGATTGGTCGCAGCATGGCAGACGCCCCGGAAATCGACGGCGCGGTGTATATGAATGGCGAAACCAACGTGAAGCCTGGCGATATCATCCGCGTGAAAGTCGAAAACGCAGACGAATACGATCTGTGGGGCAGCCGCGTTTAA
- the gsiD gene encoding glutathione ABC transporter permease GsiD, translating to MRFFNWRRQAILNAMPLVKPEQIRTPWHEFWRRFRRQRVAMIAGLFVLALILVAIFARWLTPFDAENYFDYDRLNDGPSMLHWFGVDSLGRDIFSRVLVGAQISLAAGVFAVFIGAAIGTVLGLLAGYYEGWWDRLIMRICDVLFAFPGILLAIAVVAVLGSGIANVIIAVAIFSIPAFARLVRGNTLVLKQQTFIESARSIGASDTTIIFNHILPGTVSSIVVFFTMRIGTSIISAASLSFLGLGAQPPTPEWGAMLNEARADMVIAPHVAIFPAVAIFLTVLAFNLLGDGLRDALDPKIKG from the coding sequence ATGCGATTTTTTAACTGGCGCCGACAGGCGATTTTAAATGCAATGCCGCTCGTTAAGCCTGAACAGATCCGCACGCCGTGGCACGAGTTCTGGCGGCGTTTTCGTCGCCAGCGTGTGGCGATGATCGCCGGGTTATTCGTGCTGGCCTTGATCCTGGTGGCGATATTTGCCCGTTGGTTGACGCCGTTTGATGCCGAGAATTACTTCGACTATGACCGCCTCAATGATGGGCCGTCGATGTTGCACTGGTTTGGCGTCGATTCGCTGGGGCGGGATATTTTTAGCCGCGTGCTGGTTGGCGCGCAAATTTCGCTGGCGGCAGGGGTGTTTGCCGTATTTATTGGCGCGGCCATAGGTACGGTGTTGGGTCTGCTGGCAGGTTATTACGAAGGCTGGTGGGATCGGCTGATTATGCGTATCTGCGATGTGCTATTCGCTTTTCCGGGTATTCTGCTGGCGATAGCGGTGGTGGCGGTGCTCGGCAGCGGCATTGCTAACGTGATAATTGCCGTCGCTATCTTCTCCATTCCAGCCTTTGCGCGACTGGTGCGTGGGAATACGTTGGTGCTCAAACAGCAGACGTTTATTGAGTCGGCGCGCAGCATTGGCGCCAGCGATACGACCATTATCTTCAACCATATTTTGCCGGGGACGGTCTCGTCGATCGTGGTCTTTTTTACCATGCGCATCGGGACGTCGATCATCTCCGCCGCGAGTTTGTCGTTCCTGGGATTGGGTGCTCAGCCACCGACGCCGGAGTGGGGCGCGATGCTCAACGAAGCGCGGGCGGATATGGTGATTGCTCCACACGTGGCGATATTCCCGGCGGTGGCAATATTCCTGACGGTGCTGGCGTTTAACTTATTGGGTGATGGCCTGCGCGACGCGCTGGACCCGAAGATTAAAGGATAA
- the gsiC gene encoding glutathione ABC transporter permease GsiC, producing MLNYVFKRLLGLIPTLLIVAVLVFLFVHLLPGDPARLIAGPEADAEVIELVRQQLGLDQPLHIQFWHYMTNVLQGDFGTSMVSRRPVAEEIASRFMPSFWLTIASMTWAVLFGMTAGIIAAVWRNRWPDRLSMTLAVTGISFPAFALGMLLMQIFSVELGWLPTVGADSWQHYILPSITLGAAVAAVLARFTRASFVDVLSEDYMRTARAKGVSETWVVLKHGLRNAMIPVVTMMGLQFGFLLGGSIVVEKVFNWPGLGRLLVDSVEMRDYPVIQAEVLLFSLEFILINLVVDVLYAAINPAIRYK from the coding sequence ATGCTTAATTATGTTTTCAAGCGCCTGCTGGGGTTGATTCCAACGCTACTTATCGTCGCGGTGCTGGTATTTTTATTTGTTCATTTGTTGCCAGGCGATCCGGCCCGGTTGATTGCCGGACCGGAGGCCGACGCTGAGGTGATTGAGCTGGTGCGCCAGCAGTTGGGTCTGGACCAGCCGCTGCATATTCAGTTCTGGCATTACATGACGAACGTGTTGCAAGGTGACTTTGGCACCTCGATGGTGTCGCGTCGTCCGGTTGCTGAAGAGATTGCCAGCCGCTTTATGCCCTCATTCTGGTTGACGATTGCCAGCATGACGTGGGCGGTCTTGTTTGGCATGACGGCAGGGATCATCGCCGCCGTATGGCGAAATCGCTGGCCGGACAGGTTGAGTATGACCCTTGCGGTCACCGGGATCTCCTTCCCGGCGTTTGCCCTCGGCATGCTGTTAATGCAGATTTTTTCCGTGGAGCTCGGCTGGTTACCCACCGTGGGCGCGGATTCCTGGCAGCATTATATCCTGCCCTCTATCACGCTGGGCGCGGCGGTGGCAGCGGTATTGGCGCGTTTTACCCGCGCCTCGTTTGTCGATGTGCTCAGCGAAGATTACATGCGCACCGCGCGGGCAAAAGGGGTGAGTGAAACCTGGGTGGTGTTAAAACACGGTTTGCGTAACGCGATGATCCCGGTCGTCACGATGATGGGGCTGCAGTTTGGCTTTTTGCTTGGTGGCTCCATTGTGGTTGAGAAAGTCTTTAACTGGCCAGGGCTCGGACGATTGTTGGTGGACTCGGTAGAAATGCGAGACTACCCGGTGATTCAGGCCGAGGTGCTGTTATTTTCTCTGGAGTTTATTCTTATTAACTTAGTGGTGGATGTGCTCTATGCCGCCATTAATCCGGCTATCAGGTACAAGTAA
- the gsiB gene encoding glutathione ABC transporter substrate-binding protein GsiB, with translation MRQIVARKWLVALGVASALAASPAWSAKDVVVAVGSNFTTLDPYDANDTLSQAVAKSFYQGLFGLDKEMKLKNVLAESYTVSDDGLTYTVKLRQGVKFQDGTDFNAEAVKANLERASNPENHLKRYNLYKNIANTEAVDATTVKITLKQPFSAFINILAHPATAMISPAALKKYGKDIGFHPVGTGPYQLETWNQTDFVKVKKFAGYWQQGLPKLDTITWRPVTDNNTRAAMLQTGEAQFAFPIPYEQAALLAKNKNLELVASPSIMQRYISMNVTQKPFDNPKVREALNYAINRQALVKVAFAGYATPATGVLPPAIAYAQSYTPWPYDPAKARELLKEAGYPNGFTTTLWSSHNHSTAQKVLQFTQQQLAQVGVKAQVTAMDAGQRAAEVEGKAQKESGVRMFYTGWSASTGEADWALSPLFASQNWPPTLFNTAFYSNKQVDSDLAAALQTNDPSEKARLYKDAQDIIWKESPWIPLVVEKLISAHSTKLTGFWIMPDTGFSFDDADLQ, from the coding sequence ATGAGACAAATTGTTGCTCGTAAATGGCTGGTTGCGCTGGGGGTTGCCTCTGCACTGGCTGCGTCCCCTGCCTGGTCGGCAAAAGACGTGGTGGTGGCGGTAGGGTCTAATTTTACTACGCTCGATCCCTATGACGCGAATGACACGCTGTCGCAGGCGGTGGCGAAGTCGTTTTATCAGGGGCTTTTCGGTCTTGATAAAGAGATGAAGCTGAAAAATGTGCTGGCAGAAAGCTATACCGTTTCCGATGACGGCTTAACCTATACCGTCAAACTGCGGCAGGGGGTGAAGTTTCAGGATGGCACCGATTTCAATGCAGAGGCGGTGAAAGCTAACCTTGAGCGAGCCAGCAATCCGGAAAATCATCTTAAACGCTATAACCTGTATAAAAATATCGCTAACACCGAGGCCGTTGATGCGACGACGGTGAAGATCACGCTGAAACAGCCGTTCTCGGCGTTTATTAATATCCTGGCGCACCCGGCAACGGCAATGATATCGCCGGCGGCGCTGAAGAAATACGGTAAAGATATCGGCTTCCATCCGGTGGGTACCGGGCCTTATCAGCTTGAAACCTGGAATCAGACCGATTTTGTGAAGGTGAAAAAGTTCGCTGGTTACTGGCAGCAGGGCCTGCCGAAGCTTGATACGATTACCTGGCGTCCGGTGACCGACAATAACACCCGTGCGGCGATGTTGCAGACCGGCGAGGCACAATTTGCCTTCCCGATCCCTTACGAGCAGGCCGCATTACTGGCGAAGAACAAAAACCTGGAACTGGTTGCCAGTCCGTCGATCATGCAGCGTTATATCAGCATGAACGTGACGCAAAAACCGTTTGATAATCCGAAGGTGCGTGAGGCGCTGAACTATGCCATTAACCGCCAGGCGTTGGTAAAAGTGGCATTTGCCGGTTACGCCACACCGGCGACCGGCGTGCTGCCGCCCGCGATAGCCTACGCGCAAAGCTATACGCCGTGGCCTTACGATCCGGCGAAAGCCCGTGAGTTGCTGAAAGAGGCGGGTTATCCCAACGGCTTTACCACCACGCTGTGGTCATCGCATAATCACAGCACCGCGCAGAAAGTGCTGCAATTTACCCAGCAGCAGTTAGCGCAGGTCGGCGTGAAGGCGCAGGTGACGGCGATGGATGCCGGACAGCGGGCGGCAGAAGTTGAAGGTAAGGCGCAGAAAGAGAGCGGGGTACGGATGTTCTACACCGGCTGGTCGGCGTCGACGGGCGAAGCTGACTGGGCATTATCACCGCTATTTGCTTCGCAAAACTGGCCACCAACGTTGTTTAATACGGCGTTTTACAGTAACAAGCAGGTGGACAGCGATTTAGCCGCGGCGCTGCAAACGAACGATCCGAGCGAAAAAGCGCGATTGTACAAAGATGCACAGGATATCATCTGGAAAGAGTCGCCGTGGATCCCGCTGGTGGTGGAGAAACTGATCTCTGCGCACAGTACCAAGTTGACCGGATTCTGGATTATGCCGGACACCGGATTTAGTTTTGATGATGCGGATTTGCAATAA
- the gsiA gene encoding glutathione ABC transporter ATP-binding protein GsiA, which yields MPHSDELDANDVLAVSNLNIAFVQEHKRVSAVRNLSFRLKRGETLAIVGESGSGKSVTALSLMRLIEQAGGEVNCDEMLLRRRNRQVIELGEQSASQMRHVRGADIAMIFQEPMTSLNPVFTVGEQIAESIRLHQGASREAAMEEAKRMLDQVRIPESRAILSRFPHQLSGGMRQRVMIAMALSCRPAVLIADEPTTALDVTIQAQILQLIKVLQQDMAMGVIFITHDMGVVADIADRVLVMYQGEAVETGSVEQIFHAPQHPYTKALLAAVPQLGAMSGHELPRRFPLISLQDPDHREPQTEQDTVVAGEPILQVRNLVTRFPLRSGILNRVTREVHAVENVSFDLWPGETLSLVGESGCGKSTTGRALLRLVESQHGEITFNGQRIDTLASSKLQPLRRDIQFIFQDPYASLDPRQTVGYSILEPLRVHGLLQGDAAAKRVAWLLERVGLLPEHAWRYPHEFSGGQRQRICIARALALNPKVIIADESVSALDVSIRGQIINLLLDLQREMGIAYLFISHDMAVVERISHRVAVMYLGQIVEIGPRRAVFENPQHPYTRKLMAAVPVADPSHQRPQRVLLSDDIPSNIRKRGEEISPVSLQLVGPGHYVARPQVENALSRL from the coding sequence TTGCCACACAGTGATGAGCTTGACGCCAACGATGTACTGGCGGTTAGCAATCTGAACATTGCGTTTGTGCAGGAGCATAAGCGGGTCAGTGCGGTACGCAATTTGTCATTTCGCCTCAAGCGTGGGGAAACGCTGGCGATTGTTGGCGAGTCCGGTTCAGGAAAGTCGGTCACCGCGCTGTCACTGATGCGCCTGATTGAACAGGCGGGCGGTGAGGTGAACTGCGATGAGATGTTGCTTCGGCGACGCAACCGGCAGGTGATTGAACTGGGCGAACAGAGCGCGTCGCAGATGCGCCATGTGCGCGGGGCGGATATCGCGATGATCTTCCAGGAGCCGATGACGTCGCTCAATCCGGTGTTCACCGTCGGCGAGCAAATAGCCGAGTCGATTCGTTTGCATCAGGGGGCTAGCCGTGAGGCGGCGATGGAAGAGGCCAAACGGATGCTCGACCAGGTGCGGATACCGGAGTCGAGGGCCATTTTATCGCGCTTTCCGCATCAGCTTTCTGGCGGTATGCGCCAGCGGGTCATGATTGCGATGGCGCTGTCGTGCCGTCCGGCGGTATTGATTGCCGATGAGCCGACCACCGCGCTGGATGTCACCATTCAGGCGCAGATCCTGCAGCTGATTAAAGTATTACAGCAGGACATGGCCATGGGGGTGATTTTTATCACCCACGATATGGGCGTGGTTGCCGATATTGCCGACCGCGTCCTGGTGATGTATCAGGGTGAAGCTGTAGAAACGGGCAGCGTGGAACAGATTTTTCACGCCCCGCAACATCCCTATACCAAAGCGCTGCTGGCTGCCGTGCCGCAGCTCGGGGCCATGAGCGGACATGAACTGCCGCGCCGTTTTCCGTTGATTTCGCTGCAGGACCCCGACCACCGTGAACCGCAGACTGAACAGGACACGGTGGTGGCGGGCGAGCCGATCCTGCAGGTGCGTAATCTGGTGACGCGTTTCCCGCTGCGCAGCGGCATTCTCAATCGCGTGACCCGCGAGGTGCATGCGGTGGAAAACGTCAGTTTTGATCTGTGGCCAGGCGAAACGCTCTCGCTGGTCGGGGAGTCCGGCTGTGGTAAATCTACTACCGGACGGGCGTTGTTGCGACTCGTGGAGTCTCAGCACGGGGAGATCACCTTTAACGGTCAGCGGATAGACACGCTGGCCAGCAGCAAGCTTCAGCCGCTCCGTCGGGATATTCAGTTTATTTTCCAGGATCCCTATGCGTCGCTCGACCCGCGTCAGACGGTAGGTTATTCCATTCTCGAGCCGCTGCGGGTGCACGGGCTACTGCAAGGGGACGCCGCGGCAAAACGGGTCGCCTGGCTGCTGGAGCGGGTGGGGCTACTCCCTGAACACGCCTGGCGCTATCCGCACGAGTTTTCCGGTGGCCAACGTCAGCGTATCTGTATTGCCCGGGCGCTGGCGCTCAATCCAAAAGTGATCATTGCCGATGAATCAGTTTCGGCGCTGGATGTCTCGATTCGTGGGCAGATTATTAATTTGTTGCTCGATCTCCAGCGAGAAATGGGCATCGCCTACCTGTTTATTTCTCACGATATGGCGGTGGTCGAACGTATCAGCCACCGTGTGGCGGTGATGTACCTGGGGCAGATTGTCGAGATTGGTCCCCGTCGGGCGGTGTTTGAAAATCCGCAGCATCCGTATACCCGCAAATTAATGGCGGCGGTTCCGGTTGCCGATCCCTCTCATCAGCGGCCGCAGCGGGTGCTGCTGTCGGATGATATCCCCAGCAATATCCGCAAGCGCGGAGAAGAGATTTCCCCGGTGTCACTCCAGTTAGTGGGGCCGGGGCATTATGTTGCGCGTCCGCAGGTGGAAAATGCGCTTTCGCGTCTATAA
- the iaaA gene encoding beta-aspartyl-peptidase, with protein MGKAVIAIHGGAGAITRAQLSQEQELRYIQALSDIVEVGQRMLEAGQTALDVVTEAVRLLEECPLFNAGIGAVFTRDETHELDACVMDGNTLQAGAVAGVSHLRNPILAARLVLEKSPHVMMIGEGAENFAHAQGMDRVSADIFSTPERYAQLLAARTAGKTVLDHGGTPLDEGSKMGTVGAVALDKYGNLAAATSTGGMTNKLPGRVGDSPLVGAGCYANNASVAVSCTGTGEVFIRALAAYDIAALMDYGGLSLSEACERVVMEKLPALGGSGGLIAVDHEGNVALPFNSEGMYRAWGYAGDTPTTGIYREKGDTVATQ; from the coding sequence ATGGGCAAAGCAGTCATTGCAATTCACGGCGGTGCTGGCGCGATCACCCGCGCGCAGCTGAGTCAGGAGCAGGAATTGCGTTATATACAGGCATTGTCAGATATCGTTGAAGTAGGGCAACGAATGCTGGAGGCGGGCCAAACCGCGCTGGATGTGGTGACTGAAGCCGTACGCTTACTGGAAGAGTGTCCTCTGTTTAATGCCGGAATCGGCGCCGTATTTACCCGTGATGAAACCCATGAGCTGGATGCCTGCGTGATGGACGGAAATACGCTGCAGGCGGGCGCCGTCGCTGGCGTCAGCCACCTGCGTAACCCGATCCTCGCGGCCCGTCTGGTGCTGGAAAAAAGTCCGCACGTTATGATGATAGGCGAAGGGGCAGAGAATTTTGCCCATGCGCAGGGCATGGATCGCGTGAGTGCGGATATTTTCTCGACGCCAGAGCGGTATGCTCAGCTACTGGCCGCACGTACAGCGGGGAAAACGGTGCTCGATCACGGCGGTACGCCGTTGGATGAGGGCAGCAAAATGGGCACCGTTGGCGCGGTGGCGCTGGATAAGTACGGTAATCTGGCGGCGGCAACCTCGACCGGTGGCATGACCAACAAACTGCCGGGGCGCGTCGGGGATAGCCCGTTAGTGGGTGCCGGTTGTTATGCCAATAATGCCAGCGTGGCGGTCTCGTGTACCGGAACCGGGGAAGTGTTTATACGCGCGCTGGCAGCATATGACATTGCCGCGCTGATGGATTATGGCGGGTTGAGCTTGTCAGAGGCCTGCGAACGCGTAGTCATGGAAAAATTACCGGCGCTTGGCGGTAGCGGCGGGCTTATTGCCGTCGATCATGAAGGTAACGTGGCCTTACCGTTTAACAGTGAAGGCATGTACCGTGCCTGGGGATACGCTGGCGATACGCCAACCACCGGTATTTACCGGGAAAAAGGAGATACCGTTGCCACACAGTGA
- the moeA gene encoding molybdopterin molybdotransferase MoeA codes for MEFTAGLMPLETALSQMLSSITPLTAVETLPLVECFGRVLATDVVSPIDVPGFDNSAMDGYAVRLADLQSGLPLAVAGKAFAGQPFHGEWPAGTCIRIMTGAPVPAGCEAVVMQEQTEQTDDGIRFTAEVRAGQNIRLCGEDIAHGAVVFAAGTRLTTAELPVLASLGIADVQVVRKVRVALFSTGDELQLPGQPLGDGQIYDTNRLAVHLMLQQLGCEVINLGIIRDDPHALRAAFIEADSQADVVISSGGVSVGEADYTKTILEELGEIAFWKLAIKPGKPFAFGKLSNSWFCGLPGNPVSAALTFYQLVQPLLAKLSGNTASGLPPRQRVRTASRLKKTPGRLDFQRGVLQRTADGELEVTTTGHQGSHIFSSFSLGNCFIVLERDRGNVEAGEWVDVEPFNALFGGL; via the coding sequence ATGGAATTTACCGCCGGACTGATGCCGCTCGAAACGGCACTTTCACAAATGCTGTCGTCGATTACCCCACTCACCGCCGTTGAAACACTGCCGCTGGTGGAATGCTTTGGTCGCGTGCTGGCAACCGACGTCGTCTCACCGATTGATGTGCCGGGATTCGATAACTCGGCAATGGACGGTTACGCGGTGCGTTTAGCGGATTTGCAATCCGGTCTGCCGCTTGCTGTCGCAGGTAAAGCCTTTGCCGGTCAGCCTTTTCATGGGGAATGGCCTGCGGGAACCTGCATCCGCATTATGACCGGCGCACCGGTGCCCGCCGGCTGCGAAGCCGTGGTGATGCAGGAACAAACAGAACAAACTGATGACGGTATTCGTTTTACCGCAGAAGTTCGCGCCGGACAAAATATTCGTCTGTGCGGAGAAGATATTGCTCACGGCGCGGTGGTGTTTGCCGCAGGGACGCGTCTGACAACCGCTGAGCTCCCGGTGCTGGCCTCGCTCGGTATTGCCGATGTGCAGGTTGTGCGTAAAGTGCGCGTGGCGCTATTTTCTACCGGTGATGAGCTACAGCTGCCAGGCCAACCGCTGGGTGACGGCCAGATTTATGACACCAACCGCCTGGCCGTACACCTGATGCTGCAACAGCTGGGCTGTGAGGTCATCAACTTAGGTATTATCCGCGACGATCCTCACGCCCTGCGCGCGGCGTTTATCGAAGCCGACAGTCAGGCCGATGTGGTGATAAGCTCCGGCGGTGTATCGGTCGGGGAAGCGGACTACACCAAAACCATTCTCGAAGAACTCGGCGAAATTGCCTTCTGGAAACTGGCGATTAAGCCGGGTAAACCGTTCGCGTTCGGTAAACTGAGCAACAGCTGGTTTTGTGGCCTGCCAGGTAATCCAGTCTCTGCAGCCCTCACCTTCTATCAGCTGGTGCAACCGCTGCTGGCAAAACTGAGCGGAAATACCGCCAGCGGATTACCCCCACGCCAGCGCGTACGGACCGCATCACGCCTGAAGAAAACGCCTGGCCGTCTGGATTTCCAGCGCGGCGTATTGCAGCGTACGGCTGACGGCGAACTGGAGGTCACCACCACGGGTCATCAGGGCTCGCATATTTTCAGCTCTTTTAGCCTTGGCAACTGCTTTATCGTTCTGGAACGCGATCGCGGCAACGTTGAAGCCGGAGAATGGGTAGACGTCGAGCCATTTAACGCGCTGTTTGGAGGCCTGTAA
- the moeB gene encoding molybdopterin-synthase adenylyltransferase MoeB: MAELSDQEMLRYNRQIILRGFDFDGQEALKEARVLVVGLGGLGCAATQYLAGAGIGHLTLLDFDTVSVSNLQRQTLHSDATVGQPKVESARDALARINPHITLTPVNALLDDAAMHALVVEHDLVLDCTDNVAVRNQLNAACFTAKVPLVSGAAIRMEGQITVFTYQEGEACYRCLSRLFGENALTCVEAGVMSPLIGVIGSLQAMEAIKLLANFGKPASGKIVMYDAMTCQFREMKLMRNPGCEVCSR, from the coding sequence ATGGCAGAACTCAGCGACCAGGAGATGCTGCGTTATAACCGGCAAATCATCCTGCGCGGCTTCGACTTTGACGGTCAGGAAGCGTTAAAAGAAGCGCGGGTGCTGGTCGTAGGACTCGGAGGACTTGGCTGCGCCGCAACTCAGTATCTGGCGGGCGCAGGCATCGGGCATTTAACCCTGCTCGACTTTGATACCGTGTCGGTTTCCAATCTTCAGCGCCAGACGTTGCATAGCGACGCGACCGTCGGGCAGCCAAAAGTGGAATCGGCACGCGATGCGCTGGCGCGTATTAATCCACATATCACCCTCACACCGGTGAATGCGCTGCTTGACGATGCTGCGATGCATGCGTTGGTTGTAGAGCATGACCTGGTGCTGGATTGCACCGATAACGTCGCCGTGCGCAATCAGCTGAACGCCGCCTGCTTTACGGCAAAAGTGCCACTGGTGTCCGGTGCGGCCATTCGTATGGAAGGACAAATCACCGTCTTTACGTATCAGGAGGGTGAAGCCTGCTACCGCTGTTTGAGCCGCCTGTTCGGTGAAAACGCCTTAACCTGCGTGGAGGCCGGCGTGATGTCACCGCTGATTGGCGTGATCGGGTCGCTGCAAGCGATGGAAGCCATCAAGTTACTGGCAAACTTCGGTAAACCGGCAAGCGGTAAAATCGTGATGTACGATGCGATGACCTGCCAGTTCCGGGAGATGAAGCTGATGCGCAACCCGGGGTGTGAGGTTTGTAGTCGGTAA